The following DNA comes from Picosynechococcus sp. PCC 7003.
GGCGGTAGGATCTTGGGTTTTTTCTTTGCGATTACCGCTCTGGGCAAGGCATTGATTTTTGCCATCGACGAGGATGGCACCAACAGGAATTTCCCCAGACTGTCCGGCAATTTTTGCGAGGGCGATCGCCTTTTGCATCCAGTGGTAATGGCGTTGATATGCCGCTTGGGTAATCACTGGCGCAGTAATACGTTTAGCTCGCCTTTTCGGTCAAGGGCAAATAAATCTGTGCAGCCGCCGATGTGGGCGTTGTTGATGAAAATCTGGGGGACCGTGCGTTTGCCGTTGGCTCGTTCTGCCATTTTTTTACGGGCAATCCCATCCCCATCAATTTTGTATTCCGTGAAATGCACCCCTTTAAAAAAGAGCAACATTTTCGCCGCGATGCAGTAGGGACAAGTCCGCCAAGTATAAATTTCAACCTTGGCATTAATCCCCGTGGCCTTTTTTCCAAATAGCGACTTTAGGCAATCAAACATTTTTGACCAAAAATAATGGGATACAAGCCCCGTCCTTCTAGGACGGCTTTTTCTTAGATTTTAGACTCCTGATCAGCTCCCTTAATACATCCGTCTTGGTTCTGCCAACAGCATTGCAATACTCTTCTAGGAGCTCAAACTCGTATTGCTCGATTCTAAAATCTAATCGTTTCTTCATGCCAATACCCGGTTTTATGCTGTACAATATTAGCATGAAAGCAAAATATCAGTACCGATTCTATCCAACAGACCAGCAACGCTAGAGTTTAGCCCAGGTGTTTGGTTGTGTGCGGGTAGTTTGGAATGATGCCTTGGCGATTTGTCGGCAGTCTGAAAAGCTGCCCAGTAACAACGACTTGCAAAAATTGGTGATTACTCAGGCCAAGAAAACGGAAGAACGAAAATGGTTATCGACCGTTTCTAATATTCCGTTGCAGCAATCGGTTGCTGATTTGGGTGTTGCCTACAAAAACTTTTTCGCCTCGCTCAAGGGCAAGCGAAAAGGAAAAAGAGTCGGTACTCCCAGGTTTAAAAAGAAAACTGGGAAGCAATCGGCACGGTTCAGGATTGGTGGCTTTTCCATCAAGGGTGCTGAGGTATATCTTGCGAAAATTGGTAATGTGAAGCCGATTTGGTCAAGAGAATTACCATCCAATCCGAGTTCAGTCACGGTGATCAAGGACGCCGCTAACCGCTACTTCCTGAGCTTTGTAGTGGAGATTGAGCCTGTTCAAGTTGATGCTAAAAACCACAGTATCGGCATTGATTTGGGTATCAAGACCTTTGCGGCAATGAGTAACGGGGAAATGATCAAAAGTCCAAGTTATTCGAAGCTGGATAAGCGCCTGAGACGCAAGCAAAAGCAGTTTGCTCGTCAAGTGAAAGGCTCTAATCGTCGAGAGAAGACTCGGTTACAGATTGCCAAGCTGCACAACAAAATCACTGATACCCGTAAAGATTTTCTGCACAAGCTATCGACTCGCGTGGTCTATGAGAACCAAGTGATCACGCTAGAAGATTTGAATGTGTCAGGCATGGTCAAAAACCGCAAGCTAGGCCGTGCGATCAGTGTGCAGGGATGGCGTGAATTTCGGGTGTTATGTGAGGCTAAGTCTGATAAATTTGGGCGGCAATTCAATGTGATCAGTCATTGGGAGCCGACCTCTCAAGTCTGCTCAGACTGTGGCTACAACTGGAGCTCTCGGTTCGCTCTGTGCTTTGCCTCAATTGCGGCGCGGAACACGACAGAGATGTAAATGCAGCCAGCAATATAAACAAAGTCGGGATAGGGCATTGCCACGACTTTAAACGGGCACGGCTCGACCGTAAGACTACTGCGGTAGCAAGTTGAAATGATGTGTCAAGAATCCCCGCGCCTTCAGGCCGGGGAGTATGTCAACAGAGTCGTTAGTCCGGGATGGTCAAAGGATAGTTGATCAGCGCCTCGGAAGTCTCCCATAATTGTTTGGCGATCGCCTCGTCCTTGGCTTGGTCTGATTTTTCGACTAGCCCTGGTTTGCCGGACATCTCCCCGAAGCCCTGGGGGCCAAAATAATCGCCTCCGGTTGCCGTGGGTTCGAGGGCCGCCATTAATGTTGGCAAGGCTCCTTGTGCGACGGAATTCGCGAAGAAAGGCACAAAAATCAAGCGGATGAGACCCGCTAAAAATGCCGGGATGTAGCGTCCAAGCTCTGTGGGGGCGATGCCTGGGTGAGCCGCGACCGAGAGAATTTTCTTGTTCTTTGCCGCTAACCGCCGTTGTAACTCCACCGCAAACAGTAAACAAGCCAGTTTACTTTGGCCATAGGCCGCCGTCGCCGAATAGTTTTGCTCGGACTGTAAATCTTGAAAATTAATTTTGCCAAATTTGTGGGCGTTGCTACTGAGAGAAACAACCCGTGATTCTGTTGTGTCGGGCATCAAGTCAATTAAGAGCGCCGTT
Coding sequences within:
- the grxC gene encoding glutaredoxin 3, which gives rise to MFDCLKSLFGKKATGINAKVEIYTWRTCPYCIAAKMLLFFKGVHFTEYKIDGDGIARKKMAERANGKRTVPQIFINNAHIGGCTDLFALDRKGELNVLLRQ
- a CDS encoding oxidoreductase, translating into MTFKLDSLPSQQGKKAIVTGANTGLGFETALGLAKTECHVILACRDMEKATAAATEIRQQLPDANVETMELDLSRLASVKEFATTYRQQQQALNLLINNAGIMFPPYGQTVEGFESQFCVNYLGHFLLTALLIDLMPDTTESRVVSLSSNAHKFGKINFQDLQSEQNYSATAAYGQSKLACLLFAVELQRRLAAKNKKILSVAAHPGIAPTELGRYIPAFLAGLIRLIFVPFFANSVAQGALPTLMAALEPTATGGDYFGPQGFGEMSGKPGLVEKSDQAKDEAIAKQLWETSEALINYPLTIPD